In Natranaeroarchaeum aerophilus, a single genomic region encodes these proteins:
- a CDS encoding carbohydrate ABC transporter permease, producing MSQETTETTEEETLSERINLRAAGLYATLVGLVVFYLIPIQSGIVTSIKSSRGVRETLPFAPPAWPFIPEGLSTAEAFTVEKWVFAFDALAVGMVNSLLFTIPATILCAIFGSMAAYGLTLVKWRGQIAVFALFIAGIFVPYQAVIVPLFEFWNQYAMLDYRLGLLWDLPLLSEHHATILELIITHTAYGIPICVLLFRSQYKTMSWEMIEAARLDGASIWRIYRRIVLPLSIPMFAVVFIFQFTQIWNEFLFSLTIIGSVNDPAASATLILSGLGQALEGVDYPLRMAGALITALPTLLVYVLFADKFAEGVQV from the coding sequence ATGAGCCAGGAGACGACCGAGACGACCGAAGAGGAAACGCTATCCGAGCGGATCAATCTCCGCGCAGCCGGACTCTATGCGACGCTGGTCGGACTCGTCGTATTCTACCTCATCCCGATCCAGTCGGGGATCGTCACCTCGATCAAAAGCTCGAGAGGGGTTCGGGAGACGCTCCCCTTTGCACCCCCTGCCTGGCCCTTCATACCGGAGGGACTCTCGACTGCAGAGGCCTTTACCGTCGAAAAGTGGGTGTTCGCGTTTGATGCGCTCGCGGTCGGTATGGTAAACAGCCTCCTGTTTACGATTCCGGCGACGATACTCTGTGCGATTTTCGGCAGCATGGCGGCGTACGGTTTGACTCTCGTCAAGTGGCGGGGTCAGATCGCGGTGTTCGCGCTGTTTATCGCCGGGATCTTCGTTCCGTATCAGGCAGTGATCGTCCCGCTATTCGAGTTCTGGAACCAGTACGCAATGCTCGATTACCGACTGGGCCTGCTCTGGGACCTGCCGCTGCTGTCGGAACACCACGCGACGATCCTCGAGCTGATCATCACCCATACCGCGTACGGGATACCCATCTGTGTGTTGCTGTTTCGCTCCCAGTACAAGACGATGTCCTGGGAGATGATCGAAGCAGCACGACTCGACGGGGCGTCGATCTGGCGGATCTACCGGCGCATTGTCCTGCCGCTGTCGATCCCGATGTTCGCCGTGGTCTTCATTTTCCAGTTCACCCAGATCTGGAACGAGTTCCTGTTCTCGCTGACGATTATTGGCAGCGTGAACGACCCCGCGGCCTCTGCCACGCTGATCCTTTCGGGGCTCGGACAGGCGCTCGAAGGCGTTGACTATCCGCTGCGGATGGCCGGTGCGCTGATCACGGCACTCCCGACACTGCTGGTGTACGTGTTGTTCGCAGACAAGTTCGCCGAGGGGGTACAGGTATGA
- a CDS encoding carbohydrate ABC transporter permease: protein MKRLIDLLRSRTKEIRTDGGAVRERSRVRRWLDSDFVQSAPFWLPPFLLMGFFVYAAIGWNLLLSLTSYSGFGEPDYSSLSLGNYWAMFDDPGMWAATRNTLVLLIVFTVACLAIGLALALLLDREIRFGRTLRTIYLLPFALSFIVTAQFWRWMYNVNNGIVNQFVGVFGLGPYNWLGDPRLVLGSVIFALVWQFSGYTMVIYLAALRSIPSDQYEAARVDGANTLRMYWRVIIPQLRPAMVSASVVLVLFALKAFDFLYATFDGYRPRRGADILATKMVREAFQRSEWAYGSAIAITLFVMSLAVIAPYLYNQYKRGNL, encoded by the coding sequence ATGAAACGATTGATAGATCTGTTGCGTAGTCGAACAAAGGAGATCCGCACTGACGGGGGAGCCGTCAGGGAGCGGTCCAGAGTTCGACGCTGGCTGGACAGCGACTTCGTCCAGTCCGCGCCGTTCTGGCTCCCCCCGTTCCTGTTGATGGGGTTTTTCGTCTACGCGGCGATCGGCTGGAACCTGCTGCTCTCGTTGACGTCGTACTCGGGCTTTGGTGAACCGGATTACAGCAGCCTGAGCCTCGGAAACTACTGGGCGATGTTCGATGATCCGGGGATGTGGGCGGCGACGCGCAACACGCTCGTGTTGCTCATCGTCTTTACAGTGGCATGTCTGGCAATCGGGCTAGCGCTGGCGCTGTTGCTGGATCGGGAGATCCGGTTCGGCCGCACACTGCGGACGATCTACCTGCTGCCGTTTGCCCTGTCCTTTATCGTCACGGCCCAGTTCTGGCGGTGGATGTACAACGTCAACAACGGAATCGTCAACCAGTTCGTCGGAGTGTTCGGTCTCGGCCCGTACAACTGGTTAGGGGATCCACGGCTGGTACTGGGGTCAGTGATATTCGCACTGGTCTGGCAGTTCAGTGGCTACACGATGGTCATCTACCTCGCCGCATTGCGATCGATTCCCAGTGATCAGTACGAGGCGGCCAGAGTCGATGGGGCGAACACGCTCCGGATGTACTGGCGAGTCATCATCCCACAGCTTCGTCCGGCGATGGTCAGCGCGTCTGTCGTGCTGGTATTGTTCGCGCTGAAAGCCTTCGACTTCCTGTACGCGACGTTTGACGGCTACAGACCCCGGCGCGGTGCCGACATCCTCGCGACGAAGATGGTCAGGGAGGCGTTTCAGCGCTCGGAGTGGGCGTACGGCTCGGCGATTGCGATTACGCTGTTCGTGATGTCGCTTGCCGTCATTGCACCGTATCTGTACAACCAGTACAAACGAGGGAATCTATGA
- a CDS encoding ABC transporter substrate-binding protein: MTARKSGHDSTLSRRKILKGTAGAGTVLTLAGCLTSDDDNGGNGTGNGTGNGNGDEWSNTLEVLHGWTGGDGAEAADALFGALADEYPGMDIDESPIGGGGNVDLDQTVANRLQGGDPPSSFAGWPGANLEQYEGVLGDIEADVWDEAGLKDAHAPEAVEACETEDGFSAVPIGSHRMNDLFYNVEVVEDAGVDPESLNDVDDLLDALDTIDTETDATPFGFSLAPWGILQTWAVTMQSIHGHDAYMDFIEGNGDRSEVEETFVALEEMLDNYINADAASVDFTEVNQDIMSGDAAFIHNGNWVAGAYITEGLEYGEEWDAVQFPGTEEMYGLHIDSFIYPGDNPSPEETAAFMRFIGSETAQVEFNRLKGSIPTREGTPTDDFSPYLADTIEDFDNAEEKPPTLAHGLAVDQSTQADLEEVLNNEFADPFDVESATDGFMDVF; this comes from the coding sequence ATGACAGCCAGAAAATCAGGACACGATTCTACACTATCGCGGCGCAAAATACTCAAAGGGACAGCAGGGGCCGGTACGGTACTGACCCTGGCCGGTTGTCTTACATCGGACGATGATAACGGCGGGAACGGTACCGGCAACGGTACCGGTAACGGCAACGGCGACGAGTGGAGTAACACACTCGAAGTCCTGCACGGCTGGACCGGCGGTGACGGCGCGGAAGCGGCCGATGCACTGTTCGGCGCGCTCGCGGACGAGTATCCTGGGATGGATATCGACGAAAGCCCGATCGGGGGCGGCGGGAACGTCGACCTGGACCAGACGGTCGCGAACCGTCTTCAGGGCGGGGACCCGCCGAGCTCCTTCGCCGGATGGCCCGGTGCGAACCTCGAACAGTACGAGGGTGTACTCGGTGACATCGAAGCCGATGTCTGGGACGAGGCTGGACTCAAGGACGCCCACGCGCCGGAAGCCGTGGAGGCCTGTGAGACCGAGGACGGCTTCTCCGCAGTGCCGATCGGCTCACACCGGATGAACGACCTCTTTTACAACGTCGAGGTCGTCGAAGACGCGGGCGTCGACCCCGAGAGCCTCAACGACGTTGACGACCTGCTCGATGCGCTCGATACCATCGATACGGAGACCGACGCGACGCCGTTTGGCTTCTCGCTTGCACCGTGGGGCATCCTCCAGACGTGGGCGGTGACGATGCAGAGCATCCACGGTCACGATGCCTACATGGACTTCATCGAGGGGAACGGCGACCGTAGCGAAGTCGAAGAGACCTTCGTGGCGCTCGAAGAGATGCTCGACAACTACATCAACGCCGACGCCGCGTCCGTGGACTTTACCGAGGTCAACCAGGACATCATGAGCGGCGACGCGGCCTTTATTCACAACGGGAACTGGGTCGCCGGAGCGTACATCACCGAGGGGCTGGAGTACGGCGAAGAGTGGGATGCCGTTCAGTTCCCCGGCACCGAGGAGATGTACGGCCTTCACATCGACTCGTTCATCTACCCCGGCGACAACCCGAGTCCCGAAGAGACCGCTGCATTCATGCGATTCATCGGATCGGAGACGGCACAGGTCGAGTTCAACCGGCTTAAAGGGTCGATTCCGACACGCGAAGGGACTCCCACGGACGATTTCAGTCCGTACCTCGCCGACACCATCGAGGACTTCGACAACGCCGAAGAAAAGCCGCCGACGCTGGCTCACGGCCTCGCGGTCGACCAGAGCACGCAGGCCGATCTCGAAGAGGTCCTGAACAACGAATTCGCGGATCCGTTCGACGTCGAGAGTGCCACTGACGGCTTCATGGACGTCTTCTAA
- a CDS encoding class II fumarate hydratase, whose protein sequence is MADDDYRTEEDSLGEMQVPADAYWGAQTQRAVENFPISGLTFGRRFVRALGVVKKSAAQANQDLDLVPEQKADAIVEAADEVIAGEHDDQFPVDVFQTGSGTSSNMNANEVIANRATEIVGGEIGSREIHPNDHVNFGQSSNDVIPTAMHVAALEAVEKDLLPALEILETALAEKEEEFDGIVKTGRTHLQDATPVRLGQEFGGYRSQIEKGITRVESTREHLGELALGGTAVGTGLNTHEEFAERAAEYISEETGLAFREADNHFEAQAAHDAMSEAHGALRVVAGSLNKIANDLRLLASGPRNGLGELEQPENQPGSSIMPGKINPVVAESVNQVHKQVVGNDAAVSAGAAEGQIDLNLYKPVLAYNFLQSANMLSNTSEVFAECFVDPLEANAEHCERQVEQSMALATALNPHIGYDRASTAAKTALKEGKTVREVVIENGYLSEDEADEVLDPAKMTSPGILGDN, encoded by the coding sequence ATGGCAGACGACGACTACCGCACGGAGGAGGACAGCCTCGGCGAGATGCAGGTGCCGGCGGACGCGTACTGGGGCGCACAGACCCAGCGCGCCGTCGAGAACTTCCCGATCAGCGGCCTGACCTTCGGTCGGCGGTTCGTCCGCGCGCTCGGCGTCGTCAAGAAATCAGCCGCACAGGCAAACCAGGATCTTGACCTCGTCCCCGAACAAAAGGCCGATGCGATCGTCGAAGCCGCCGACGAGGTCATCGCAGGCGAACACGACGATCAGTTCCCCGTCGATGTCTTCCAGACGGGGAGCGGGACCTCATCGAACATGAACGCCAACGAGGTGATCGCGAACCGTGCAACCGAGATCGTCGGCGGCGAGATCGGCAGCCGGGAGATTCACCCGAACGACCACGTCAACTTCGGTCAGTCGAGCAACGACGTGATCCCGACCGCGATGCACGTGGCAGCGCTCGAAGCTGTCGAGAAGGATCTTCTCCCCGCCCTCGAAATTCTCGAAACCGCTCTCGCAGAGAAAGAAGAGGAGTTCGATGGGATCGTCAAGACGGGTCGTACACACCTGCAGGATGCAACACCAGTCCGCCTCGGGCAGGAGTTCGGCGGCTATCGGTCCCAGATCGAGAAGGGGATCACACGCGTCGAGTCGACACGCGAGCATCTCGGTGAGCTTGCACTGGGCGGCACGGCAGTTGGCACCGGCCTCAACACCCACGAGGAGTTCGCCGAGCGTGCGGCCGAATACATCAGCGAGGAGACCGGTCTGGCGTTCCGCGAGGCCGACAACCACTTCGAGGCGCAGGCGGCCCACGACGCGATGAGCGAGGCCCACGGTGCGCTCCGTGTCGTCGCCGGATCGCTGAACAAGATCGCCAACGATCTGCGCTTGCTCGCCTCCGGCCCCCGGAACGGACTCGGCGAACTCGAACAGCCCGAGAACCAGCCCGGCTCCTCGATCATGCCCGGCAAGATCAACCCGGTCGTCGCCGAGTCGGTCAACCAGGTTCACAAGCAGGTCGTCGGTAACGACGCCGCCGTCTCCGCCGGTGCGGCCGAGGGACAGATCGACCTGAACCTCTACAAGCCCGTTCTCGCCTACAACTTCCTGCAGTCCGCGAACATGCTGTCCAACACCAGCGAGGTGTTCGCCGAGTGCTTTGTCGATCCGCTGGAGGCCAATGCCGAGCACTGCGAACGACAGGTCGAGCAGTCGATGGCGCTTGCGACCGCGCTCAACCCGCATATCGGCTACGACAGGGCCTCGACTGCGGCGAAGACGGCGCTCAAAGAGGGGAAGACGGTCCGCGAAGTCGTGATCGAGAACGGCTATCTGTCCGAGGACGAGGCGGACGAGGTCCTTGACCCCGCAAAGATGACTTCGCCCGGAATCCTCGGCGACAACTGA
- a CDS encoding HVO_2901 family zinc finger protein: MHTCRICNQTFSTKLRLELHRDTCVAETLLCQQCGDQFSEAAATRDGWHYRCPNDDCEGEGLTEDLYRLDATGVEQNQ; encoded by the coding sequence ATGCACACCTGTCGTATCTGTAATCAGACGTTTTCCACGAAGCTCCGGCTGGAGCTTCACCGCGACACCTGCGTAGCGGAGACGCTGCTCTGCCAGCAGTGCGGTGACCAGTTCAGTGAGGCCGCCGCGACGCGAGACGGCTGGCACTATCGGTGCCCGAACGACGACTGTGAGGGGGAGGGGCTGACAGAAGATCTGTATCGGCTGGACGCAACTGGCGTCGAGCAGAATCAGTAG
- the gatE gene encoding Glu-tRNA(Gln) amidotransferase subunit GatE, protein MTEYDYEELGLVAGLEIHQQLDTATKLFCNCPTELREPEESTRRFTRYLHPTKSELGEIDDAALEESQVDREFEYLAYDTTCLVEEDDEPPRELDEEALAVALEIAQLLDMTPVDQAHVMRKIVVDGSNTTGFQRTTKIADEGEISTEEGPVGIEDLMLEEESAQRVAETEDGVRFSLDRLGIPLVEIGTKPDISTPEQARNAAERIGMLLRSTGAVKRGLGTIRQDVNISIADGARVELKGVQSLDDIDDIVRNEVQRQARLLEIRDELEAREAEVGEIQDVTDVFADTDSGVIRGALDDDGAVTAVPLYGFDGLVGAELQPDRRLGTELSDHAKRHGAGGIFHTDELPAYGVTEEEVTALREAVGADENDAVAIVAASPEVAKNAIEAAAERAETAIEGVPEETRDANQDTTSKYLRPLPGAARMYPETDVPPVEPDVTEVEEPELLTEKVERYQTEFDLGEGLAEQVAYGRKMPLFERAVADGVDPTLAAGTLESTVTELRRDDVPVEALDDKHFLDVFALVEGGDLAREGVPDLLTALAEEPDADAAALAEEKGLGSAGEEEVREAVVEVVERNAEQVSEEGMAAFSGLMGECMGALRGKADGDLVSELLREEIQKRA, encoded by the coding sequence ATGACCGAGTACGATTACGAGGAACTCGGCCTCGTTGCCGGGCTGGAGATCCACCAGCAACTCGATACGGCAACGAAGCTGTTCTGTAACTGCCCGACTGAGCTCCGCGAGCCCGAGGAGTCGACGCGCCGGTTCACCCGCTATCTCCATCCGACGAAATCCGAACTCGGCGAGATCGACGACGCCGCGCTCGAAGAGAGTCAGGTCGACCGCGAGTTCGAGTATCTGGCCTACGACACGACCTGTCTCGTCGAGGAGGACGACGAACCGCCACGGGAACTGGACGAGGAGGCGCTCGCGGTCGCCCTCGAAATCGCCCAGCTGCTGGATATGACGCCGGTTGACCAGGCCCACGTCATGCGAAAGATCGTCGTCGACGGCTCGAACACGACCGGCTTCCAGCGGACGACGAAGATCGCCGACGAGGGCGAGATCAGTACGGAGGAGGGTCCGGTCGGCATCGAGGACCTGATGCTCGAAGAGGAGAGCGCCCAGCGCGTCGCGGAAACCGAGGACGGTGTCCGGTTCAGTCTCGATCGGCTGGGGATCCCACTCGTCGAAATCGGCACGAAACCCGATATCTCGACGCCCGAGCAAGCCCGGAACGCTGCCGAGCGTATCGGCATGCTCCTTCGCTCGACCGGCGCAGTAAAGCGCGGGCTGGGGACGATCCGCCAGGACGTCAATATCTCGATCGCCGACGGCGCGCGCGTCGAACTCAAAGGGGTTCAAAGTCTCGACGATATCGACGATATCGTTCGCAACGAGGTGCAACGACAGGCCCGACTCCTGGAGATCCGCGATGAACTCGAAGCGCGCGAGGCCGAAGTCGGCGAGATACAGGACGTCACGGACGTCTTCGCGGATACGGACAGCGGTGTCATCCGCGGCGCGCTGGACGACGACGGGGCAGTCACCGCGGTTCCCCTGTATGGCTTCGACGGACTCGTCGGCGCTGAGCTTCAGCCCGACCGTCGACTCGGGACCGAGCTTTCGGATCACGCGAAACGCCACGGCGCGGGCGGCATCTTCCACACCGACGAGCTACCGGCCTACGGCGTCACCGAGGAGGAAGTCACTGCGCTACGAGAGGCGGTCGGAGCAGACGAAAACGATGCCGTCGCCATCGTCGCCGCGAGCCCGGAGGTCGCCAAAAACGCCATCGAGGCCGCCGCGGAGCGAGCCGAGACCGCCATCGAGGGCGTCCCGGAGGAAACTCGGGACGCGAATCAGGATACCACCTCGAAGTACCTTCGACCCCTGCCCGGCGCGGCGCGAATGTATCCCGAGACGGACGTCCCGCCGGTCGAGCCGGACGTCACGGAGGTCGAGGAACCCGAACTCCTCACCGAGAAGGTCGAACGGTATCAGACGGAGTTCGACCTCGGCGAGGGGCTGGCCGAGCAGGTCGCGTATGGCCGCAAAATGCCGTTGTTCGAGCGCGCCGTCGCGGACGGTGTCGACCCGACGCTCGCGGCCGGGACGCTCGAAAGTACGGTGACAGAACTCCGCCGCGACGACGTGCCGGTGGAGGCACTCGACGACAAGCACTTCCTCGACGTCTTCGCGCTCGTGGAGGGTGGCGACCTCGCCAGGGAGGGCGTACCGGACCTGCTGACTGCGCTTGCCGAGGAGCCGGACGCCGACGCCGCAGCACTCGCGGAGGAGAAAGGACTCGGCAGTGCGGGCGAAGAGGAGGTACGGGAGGCGGTTGTCGAGGTCGTCGAACGCAACGCCGAGCAGGTCAGCGAGGAGGGAATGGCCGCCTTCTCCGGGCTGATGGGCGAATGCATGGGCGCGCTCCGCGGGAAGGCCGACGGTGATCTCGTCAGTGAACTGCTACGCGAAGAGATACAGAAGCGAGCCTGA
- a CDS encoding RNA methyltransferase: MSEAPAVAVVDAQTPGNVGTIARAMKNFGFSELLLVDPPELDRDGEAYGYAGQAREDVLPNATEITFEDLVSEYHTVGLTATTNQNATRHVRYPFSTPAELAEELETVNAPTCLVFGREDNGLSNEELARLDEICAIPASEEYPVLNLGQAATITLYEFRNLAISDTQLPDVERDRASEAEIERLYDQFDDLLAGIGHPEEKRAKSGRMFRRLIGRAHPTDREAVTLLGIVRRATESLNRKTESVSQDRD, translated from the coding sequence ATGAGTGAGGCTCCCGCCGTCGCGGTCGTTGACGCACAGACACCCGGCAACGTCGGGACCATCGCCCGTGCGATGAAGAACTTCGGGTTCTCGGAGCTGTTGCTCGTGGACCCGCCCGAACTCGACCGGGACGGCGAGGCCTACGGCTACGCCGGACAGGCCCGCGAGGACGTCCTGCCAAACGCCACCGAGATCACGTTCGAGGATCTCGTCTCCGAGTACCATACGGTCGGGCTGACCGCCACGACGAACCAGAACGCGACCAGACACGTCCGATATCCGTTCTCGACGCCCGCGGAGCTGGCCGAGGAGCTCGAAACGGTGAATGCGCCGACCTGCCTCGTCTTCGGTCGCGAGGACAACGGACTGTCGAACGAGGAACTCGCACGCCTCGACGAGATCTGTGCGATCCCGGCCAGCGAGGAGTATCCGGTGCTCAACCTGGGTCAGGCAGCGACGATCACGCTCTACGAGTTCCGGAATCTGGCGATCTCCGACACCCAGCTACCGGATGTCGAGCGGGATCGTGCCAGCGAGGCCGAAATCGAACGCCTTTACGACCAGTTCGACGACCTGCTCGCGGGGATCGGCCATCCAGAAGAAAAGCGTGCGAAGTCCGGCCGTATGTTCCGGCGTCTGATCGGGCGAGCCCACCCGACCGACCGGGAGGCAGTGACGCTACTCGGCATCGTCCGTCGGGCAACGGAATCGCTCAATCGGAAGACGGAGTCGGTCAGTCAGGATCGCGACTGA
- the folP gene encoding dihydropteroate synthase: MQNVDAAGLGIGDDHPPRIMGVLNVSEESPYDPSVYDDPGEAAAYVDKELIGEGADIVDVGLESANKRFEVLSAQAELERLDTAIETIESVSGDAVFSIETRYASVAEAALDRGFDMVNDICGFADPEMPEICREYDVAVAKMASPADLERPGAIADIDWETRRSPEWAAGADYVDRLYEALKQNGLTDKTIVDPAFGGWSEAKTIEDDQETFRRLREFRGFGQPMLVSINRKNFLGDVAGRETEERLPVSLAATSMAVERGAHVIRTHDVRETVDAALIGHEFGRTSSRQSSDGVRVDQLDARTPGDIGRHLDRIGATEVDPAALTTRTIEVSGLGTEMMNRIATTAEQTGVQFVSGAESSLLVGSDRALESLVETLSEKTDSHAANSSKTRIERVMRKLQAMLE, translated from the coding sequence ATGCAAAACGTCGACGCGGCGGGGCTCGGTATCGGCGACGACCATCCTCCACGTATCATGGGCGTGCTGAACGTCAGCGAGGAGTCGCCCTACGACCCGAGCGTCTACGACGACCCGGGCGAAGCAGCGGCCTACGTCGACAAGGAACTCATCGGAGAGGGTGCCGATATCGTCGATGTCGGTCTCGAATCGGCCAACAAGCGCTTCGAGGTCCTGTCGGCCCAGGCAGAACTCGAACGGCTGGATACGGCGATCGAGACGATCGAGAGTGTGAGCGGTGACGCCGTCTTCTCGATCGAGACGCGCTACGCGAGCGTTGCCGAAGCCGCCCTGGATCGAGGCTTCGACATGGTAAACGACATCTGTGGCTTTGCAGACCCGGAGATGCCGGAGATCTGCCGGGAGTACGACGTCGCCGTCGCGAAGATGGCAAGCCCGGCCGATCTGGAGCGCCCCGGAGCGATCGCGGACATCGACTGGGAAACACGTCGCTCGCCCGAGTGGGCGGCCGGGGCCGACTACGTCGATCGCCTGTACGAGGCGCTCAAACAGAACGGGCTGACCGACAAGACGATCGTTGATCCCGCCTTCGGCGGCTGGAGCGAGGCCAAGACGATCGAGGACGATCAGGAGACGTTCCGGCGGCTACGGGAGTTCCGCGGCTTCGGCCAGCCAATGTTGGTCTCGATCAACCGGAAGAACTTCCTGGGTGATGTGGCCGGCCGCGAGACCGAGGAACGCCTCCCAGTGAGCCTCGCCGCGACGTCCATGGCGGTCGAACGTGGTGCACACGTCATTCGCACCCACGATGTTCGCGAAACGGTCGACGCGGCCCTGATCGGCCACGAGTTCGGGCGGACGTCCTCCCGACAGTCGAGCGACGGGGTACGCGTCGACCAACTGGACGCCAGGACGCCGGGCGACATCGGTCGGCATCTCGATCGGATCGGCGCGACCGAGGTCGACCCAGCCGCGCTCACCACGCGAACGATCGAGGTGAGCGGGCTGGGCACGGAGATGATGAACCGTATCGCCACGACAGCGGAGCAGACCGGTGTACAGTTCGTTTCCGGGGCCGAGAGCAGTCTCCTTGTCGGGTCGGATCGTGCGCTGGAATCCCTCGTCGAAACGCTCTCCGAAAAGACAGATTCTCACGCGGCAAACAGCTCTAAAACGAGGATAGAGCGCGTTATGAGGAAACTGCAAGCAATGCTTGAGTAA
- a CDS encoding 6-hydroxymethylpterin diphosphokinase MptE-like protein produces the protein MQLAEWEPVYEAILREFGFGRSADERARDILAEYATPFSFDRFAELSGATVAIAGGGPSMEHETAVAETAEVVVAASVAADLLLEVGIDIDLMVTDLDKNVETAIDLSHAGVPVAVHAHGDNIPALREYLPEFEQGQVLATTQAAPSESVYNFGGFTDGDRAAFLADEFGAGELRFPGWDLDDEDVAPMKRQKLDWAERLLYWLEHRRGEEFDILDGRRERIDTTDLPL, from the coding sequence ATGCAACTAGCCGAGTGGGAGCCGGTATACGAGGCGATCCTCCGGGAGTTCGGATTCGGTCGCTCGGCTGACGAACGGGCACGGGACATCCTCGCGGAGTATGCGACGCCGTTCTCGTTCGATCGGTTCGCCGAACTGTCGGGGGCGACGGTCGCTATCGCGGGCGGTGGCCCCTCGATGGAGCACGAGACGGCGGTCGCCGAAACAGCGGAGGTTGTCGTTGCCGCCTCGGTCGCCGCGGATCTCCTCCTGGAGGTGGGAATCGACATCGACCTGATGGTCACGGATCTCGACAAGAACGTCGAGACGGCAATCGATCTGTCACACGCGGGCGTGCCCGTGGCAGTTCACGCTCACGGCGACAATATCCCCGCGCTCCGCGAATACCTCCCCGAGTTCGAGCAAGGGCAGGTGCTTGCGACGACACAGGCGGCCCCCAGTGAGTCGGTCTACAACTTCGGTGGATTCACCGATGGCGACCGCGCGGCGTTTCTCGCCGACGAGTTCGGTGCCGGAGAGCTACGGTTCCCTGGGTGGGATCTGGATGACGAGGACGTCGCTCCGATGAAACGCCAAAAGCTCGACTGGGCAGAACGACTGCTGTACTGGCTCGAACACCGACGTGGAGAGGAGTTCGACATCCTGGACGGACGGCGTGAGCGGATCGATACGACCGATCTCCCCCTCTAG
- a CDS encoding quinone oxidoreductase family protein produces the protein MQTVLVDSFGGAETMTVTEQDRPEPGPEQVRIEVEAAGINFADIMQRRGKYPGGPEPPYVPGMEAAGRIDATGERVNLDEGDRVVATVPGGAYAEYALADPQAIFPIPGGMSFDEAAGFPVQFLTAHGCLFGWGGLEAGERVLIQAAAGGVGTAAVQLASQAGAEVFGTASTAEKLDLASELGCDHPINYTETDFVEEIDSLTDGEGVDLVLDGVGGETFHESLDALTPFGRVVTYGAASGDTATVDTGRLLFENKTVIGYHLGRARSTDPGRVLEAVPELTEGLTSGDLEVIVGESFPLDEAAAAHEYIENRQSSGKVVLNPR, from the coding sequence ATGCAAACAGTCCTCGTGGACTCGTTCGGCGGCGCGGAGACGATGACGGTGACAGAACAGGATCGACCGGAGCCCGGTCCCGAACAGGTCCGGATCGAGGTCGAGGCCGCCGGGATCAACTTCGCCGATATCATGCAGCGCCGCGGAAAGTATCCCGGCGGTCCAGAGCCACCATACGTGCCAGGGATGGAAGCGGCGGGTCGGATCGATGCAACCGGAGAGCGTGTCAATCTGGACGAGGGGGATCGAGTCGTCGCGACCGTTCCTGGTGGTGCGTACGCGGAGTATGCTCTCGCGGATCCACAGGCAATCTTCCCGATTCCCGGGGGGATGAGTTTCGACGAAGCCGCGGGCTTCCCCGTTCAGTTCCTCACCGCACACGGTTGTCTGTTCGGCTGGGGCGGTCTCGAAGCGGGCGAGCGCGTCCTGATCCAGGCTGCCGCGGGCGGCGTCGGAACCGCGGCGGTCCAGCTTGCCTCACAGGCAGGTGCAGAAGTGTTTGGCACCGCGAGCACGGCCGAAAAGCTCGATCTCGCGAGCGAACTTGGCTGTGATCACCCGATCAACTACACCGAGACCGACTTCGTCGAGGAAATCGATTCGCTCACCGATGGCGAGGGCGTCGACCTCGTACTCGATGGTGTAGGTGGCGAGACCTTCCACGAGAGTCTCGACGCGCTCACGCCGTTCGGGCGAGTTGTCACGTACGGTGCCGCCAGCGGCGACACCGCGACGGTCGATACCGGTCGCCTGCTGTTCGAGAACAAGACCGTGATCGGGTATCATCTCGGTCGGGCACGCTCGACGGACCCCGGACGCGTCCTCGAAGCCGTCCCGGAGCTAACAGAGGGCCTCACCAGCGGCGATCTGGAGGTCATCGTCGGCGAATCGTTCCCCCTCGACGAGGCTGCTGCCGCGCACGAATACATCGAGAATCGACAGTCCTCCGGGAAGGTCGTCCTCAACCCGCGCTAG